The Candidatus Thorarchaeota archaeon genome includes the window CGTCCGAACCGTGCATGGTCAACACATATGGCGCTCCAGAGACCTCTCGCGCCATGTAGGCTGACATTGCGTGTGGTATTGCATAGTGAACGTGGTACAAGTCGAGTCTGGAGCTGTTGGTCACCTTGAGCATCTTGGATGCCAGGCAGAAGGTGTATGGAACTCCAATGTCTTCGAACAGCGGGTAGTCCAGATTGTCCACCAAGTCGACATACACCCTGCTGTGTTCCTCCCACATCAACGAGAAGGGGCGCTTGTACGTGATGAAGTGTATTTCATGGCCACGGTCGGCAAGGTGTTGACCAAGCCTGGTGGCAAGATAGCCCGATCCACCTAGAGAGGGAAAGAGGTTAACGCCTATCTTCAATGGACTCGCCAGACGAAGTTCTGTCTGGCGAGTTAAAAGAACGGTGGTTGAGACAAAGATTGATTAGCTGCCGACATGAGAGGTGTTCAGAATGAGTCCAGCTGAAGAGGAGTCACTGCTTGTCATTGCAGCCCATCCTGACGATGAATGCCTGGGCGCAGGAGGTACAATAGCCAAGCATGTGGCTCAGGGCACCCCGGTCGATGTGTTGTGTCTCACGGGCAACGAAGTGAGGAATCGTGAGCTGAGGGCTGCCTGCAGACGACTGGGTGTCCGCAAGACCTTTGTCAGCAGTAGAGACGACTTTGGCATCGACCTGACCGCCAGAGATCAGGTGGTCAGTGTGATCTTGGAGAGTCGTCCCGCAGCAGTCATCACGCACTCCTCCGACGACTACAATCACAATCATGTCCTCTGTTCCCAAGTCGTGACTCAGGCCATTGAGTGGGCCTCGCATGTGACTCTGCATGACGATGCCCACAGGGTCGGACGGGTGTATTTCATGGAGGTGAACTCAATCATGAGTCACCCTCACGTACTGATAGACATCACTGAATACTATCAGACTGCTGTCGCTGCTCTTCAGGAACACGCTTCTCAGATTACCAAGGCAGAGGGTTTCTACCCGAGGCTGTATGATGCACGTACAAGACTGCGCGGCGTTCAAGGCGCCTGTGAGAGAGCGGAAGCGTTCATGATGACACTGCCTGAGCACGCAGGTCCGTTCTACCCACGTAACACGTCACGGAGTCTACTCGGTCTCTGAGCCCACCTTTTTCTTGCGCGCAGCGAGGAGTGCCTTCAGCTCACCCATCATGCCGCCACCAGTGGGTGTTGATGTTGCTGCCTTTGGTGCAGCTGCTACAGGTGCCTTTGCAATGGCCGGACCGGCCTCAGCCGGGCTCATGTCCGCACCTGGCGAGGGGGCAACTCCTCTGGAAACCCTGCTCTCCAGAGAACTCACCTTTGCCTCAAGTGACTGCAGCTGACTCTGAATCCCTGCGACCTTTGACTCAATCTGGCCCATGGCTTCGACCATCTTCATGGTTATGGTAGTGACTACATCTCCAAGCCCACGAAGCTTCTCTTCCGTAGGGTCCTTGAGGGCCCACTCGAACTCGTCCTTGATTGCTGCTTCCAGGTCGTCATCGTCACCCATGTTTCTGGCCTCTGTTCTAGTTGACACTTGCTCATACTTGCTATAAAGATTGTCCGTTCGGAGAATGCTGCATCGCCCGCGTGCCCCTCTAGATATACTGCAACACTCCCTGAACAGCGGTGGCTGTTCTTGGCTTTGAACCTACTCATGGTGTTCTCCTGAGAGCAACTCTTCCATGACCGTCAGCAGCTGCTCGGCCGGTAGTACGTGAAACGACCGTCCCCGTGAACAAAGCGGATATGGAGTCTGCTGTCAGTGACAGTCTTTCGCATACTCGGCGTATGTCATAGTCCTAGGCGTGTGCTGGTTCAAGACCGAGCTGGAGCGCAATGCCTCTCAGGACACGCTCTTCACTGCCGCAGTCACCAGTCGTTTTGCGGTCTCAAGAATGTGGTCCACATTCTCATCTCGCTGAGCCTCGCATGTGATTCGGATGACTGGTTCAGTTCCCGAAGGCCGCACCAAGACCCAGCCGTCTCTCATGAAGACCGCAAGACCGTCAACGGTGAGTACCTTCGTTACCTGTTTCATACCTGCAGGAAGCTCCTCTCTTAGATGGGCCATTACTGACTCCTTTCTCTCGTTTGGACACGCGACCTTTGTCTTTCGCAGTGGATAGACCGGAATCTCCGATATCAGCGCGCCGAAGCTCTTGCCTGTCTTTGCCATGAGCTCGAGGACTCTGCACACGGTCAGGAATGGTTCCGGTGCGAGATGAAAGTCTGGGAATATGAAGACCCCACAGGCCTCACCACCAAACGAGGCTCCCTCCTCCTTGATCCTGATGGCCACTTGAATATCGCCGACGGGAGTCCGTACCACTTTTCCCCCGCTCCGCTCAACAGTCATGTCCAGCACTTGGGAACTGTCGACTGTGGTCACGGTGAGCTTGTGGGGGCTATTGCTAATGGCCTCCCTCGCCAGGAGCGCAATGATCCTGTCACCACGGATGACCTCTCCTGACTCGGTCACAAAGACCACCCTGTCAGAGTCACCATCATGTGCAACTCCCAAGTCTGCGCCTGCACTCTTCACCATGGCGACCAAGTCCCCGAGCGACTCCTCGTCAGGCTCGGAGCGTCGGCCAGGAAAGTGTCCGTCGAGCTGTGCATTAATGCTGAGGACCTTGCAGCCAAGCTTCTGTAGCAAGTAGGGTGTCATGACGCAGGCCGCTCCGTTGCCCGGGTCGACCACAACTCTGAAGTTCTTGGACCTGACGAGTCCCGCATCGCATCTCTCCAGCAGGGCGGCTATATGCTCAGAGACTGCACTCCCAGTAGACGAGAGTGTACCCAGTTGATTCCACTCTGCTACTTTGAAACTCCTCTCGGCAAACAGCTGTTCGAGTGTCGCCTCTTGTTCGGGCGTGTACCCCATTCCGTCCGGCCCCCAGAACTTCACCCCCGTATACTCTGGAGGGTTGTGGGATGCGGTCACCATGACTCCCGCTTCGAAACCGCCCTTCTTGGTCATGAACGCGAGGGTCGGTGTCGGAACGATACCCGCCCTGACAACGTTCACTCCCGTCGACATTATGCCGGCCACCAAAGCGTCTGCTATCATCTCTCCTGTGGTTCGTGCATCCTGAGCCACCAGCACACGGCCTGAACGAAGATAGGTGCCGAGTGCCTTACCAAGATTTAGCGCATCCTCTACGTCAAAGTCGGTGCCGTAGACCTTTCTCACGCCAGTCGTACCGAACAGCTTGCCGGCCATGTTGCTCGTTCTGGCTCTGACCCAAAGGGTGAGAAAAACCTAGTGCCGTGGCGAGTTCGAATCAGAATCACTCTGAGTGGCTCAATCTCGGCAGATTCAATAGGTGCACTCCAGACTGAGTGGAAAGGTGACGTGAATGGAAAGAGGCTACTCCGTTCCCCTCTCAAGTCCACTGTACTCGAGACCTCCGTATCACTATGACGGTGCCAAGATATTCCTCGCGCTGTTCTATGCGTCTGAAGACACAGTCAGGGAGCTGCTTCCTCCTCCGCTCAAGCCATCAGACATGAGGCTAATGGGCGTGATGTTTGGTGAACAGCCGTGCAGAGAGACCGGCCGCTTCATGGAGTCTGGAGTCCTAATCCAGTGCCTGTATCCCAACCCCGATACCGGACAGGACGAGGTTGGCGTATACTTCTCTCACAACTACGGGGACACAGACGTTTCACTGGTCTCAGGGAGAGAGATCTGGGGGTATCCGAGGAAACTGGGAGTCACTACGATGGAGTGGTCCGGTGACACTCTTGAGGCGAAGACAGTGCGAGATGGCATCACAGTCTTGCGTGCCAAGTGCACCTTCAATGAGGATGGGGAGTGGATTGACAGTGGTCCCAACATCAATGTCAAGATGATACCGAGCGTTGATGGCAAGGGGCATGACATTGCTGCAATCACGGCAGCCCATCTGACGTATGATGTGAAGGCCGGCAGGTCTGGTGAGGTGGAGATTGAATTGCGCAGCGGCCCGCATGATGACCTGAGCATGATCGAAATAGAGAGCACAATGATAGGTCTCTTCTTTGAGACCGACATTGTCGTTCCCCCGGGGAGAGTCGTCGCACGACTTGATGCACACACCTCATGAGTGCCCGTCTAGAGATACTCTGACGCCTCTTTCTGAGCAAGTCGTAGTCCTGCACTGTAAGAGTTCTGATTGGTCGACTTCCAGCAGATGAGAGAGTAGACTACGAGGACCACGTATGCCGCAACTGGATGAATGAGTATCCCGACCAAGAGCATCGACGCGAGTCCAGCCATGCCGATGACTCCCGGTAGCATCTGAGCCCGAAGAATCGACCAGCCACGAATCGGCATCTGGACCGCCGACCCCCGCTGTCTCAAGAACATCCGTTCTGCTCTGAAGTCGCCACCTATAGCCGCGGCATTCGCAGCAATGGCGCCCGAGGCGAGGTTTGTGAAGACAGCCGCTACTACGATGAGAGGCGCAAACACGAGGAGCGTCGGTTCAATTATGACAACAAGAGTCGTCACAGCGATACTGGCGACCGACGCAAATGGGACGGCACTGTAGACCTTGCCCTTGACATAGTCGCTCATATTTGCAGCGGCAAGCTGCAGATTCATGATGTTCTTTCCCTCGTAGACAGTCTCATAGCCTGCGAAGTACAGACCATATGCTGTGACGAACGGTATGATGGTCGCGACCACGAGGAATGGGATGAATGGCTGAAATCTGGTGCCACTCGCTCCAAAGACAGGGATGAAGAGAAACACAACGTAGCGTAGAGGTCCCATCAGGTAGTTGGCGAACACCCTCGCCTCTCTGCGAATGTTGGTTATGTTGTACCAAATGGACACACTGATGGTGGAGTTGAATCTGAATCCGGGGATAGAACGCGGCTCCCATGTGGGGTGTTTGACAACAACCTCCTTCTTTGAGGTCCGGACCGATTCCGTGGCCAGCCAACCACTGTAGTGTGCCACCTCGCTGACATATCCATTGGCATACACCAGAGCGCACGCGATTGCCCAGAAGATAATGCCTGCGAGCATCTCCTGAGCTGAGAAGGTGTATCCCACAAGGACTCCCAGTGAAACTCTACTGACAATACCTCCCGGTGTCAACTCCGAACTGAATCCCAGTCTCTCGGCAAGGGCGAAGAGCCACTCGAAGAACACGACACTCCCTTCCCCGCTGTAGAAGGTGTAGTAGTACACGAAGGTGCCGAGTATCGCTGCTGAGGTGCCTATGAAATAGCCCACCTGCTTCAGTCTCCTGCGTCCAGCGACAATCCTTGAGAATCCCAGTCCGAGAAGACCACCCGCGGATGTTCCTATTGTGAGAAGCGCGAGAAAGAGCAGGATGAATGCAGGTGCAGACAGAAGTGCCAGAGGGCTCGTCGAAACCAAACTCAGGCCCACGAAGACAGGGGTAATGAAGACAAGCCAGAACACAGAGCTGTAGAGAGTGATGAGAATCGCCTTCTCCATGAACAGGACACGCATTCTCAGGGGCATGATTAGCATGTACTCCATTCTCTTGCTGTTTCCAACCGTGGTTGCGGAGAGCATTATTGAACCGAGGAAAGAGAACAGTAGAATGGCGTTGAAGAGAGCTGCACCTATTCCCAGATTCGCTGCTATTATTTCAGAGAAGAGTCCCCATCCAATGACACGAGCTACATTTACGGTCATCCACGCGATGGCTGGTGCAATCACAAGTGCGGCGATTACGAATGTCATTCTGCGGACAATACTCTTCTGCTTCGTGCGACTTCCCTTTGCACCTCTGACACGAAAGCTCTGGAGCACGTCAAGCCTCAGCAGCAGGACTAGGTCTTCGAGCATCAGTCAGACCCACCGACCTGGCTCAAGTACTGCGTTATGAGCTGCATGTCTGGTCCTCCAGTGAGCTGCAGAAAGATCTGTTCAAGACTTCCCTGGTCCGCAGCTCTCTCCCGGAGCTCCGCCATGGTGCCTTCCGCCACCATCACTCCGCCACTGATGATACCAATCCTGTCCGCCATCTGTTCCGCAATCTCGAGAATGTGAGTGGACATGAGGATGGACGCTCCCCTCTCTCGCAGACCATTCAATATGCTCTTGATAGTGGCCGCTCCTCTTGGGTCGATACCGGCTTGTACCTCGTCAAGTACCAGCACACTTGGGCGGTGAATCAGGGCTGCCACAAGGCTGACCTTCCGTGACATTCCCTTCGAGTAGGTCTCAATCAGGTCATCACTGGCATCCATGATGTCGAGCAGCTTCAGCAGCTCCTCTATCTCTTGGTCACGCTTGGGCCCCCTCGGAATTCGCCAGATGTCGCTGACATAGTTGGCGTACTCCCAGCCCGTGAGACGCTCGGGCAGGACGGGCTCCTCGGGGACGTACCCCATCACTCGCTTTGCATCCACTATGTTGGTCCGCAGATCATGACCCGCAATCCTTGCGGTTCCAGCGGTCGGTCGCAGGAGTCCCAAGAGCATCCTCATGGTCGTTGACTTGCCTGAACCATTGGGCCCCAGCAGTGCATATATCTGACCGGGTTCGACTCGGAAAGACAGATTATTCACTGCAACAAACTCATTGAACTTCTTGGTCAGTCCTACGGCCTCTATCATGTCAACCATGGACTCACACCAG containing:
- a CDS encoding glycosyltransferase — encoded protein: MKIGVNLFPSLGGSGYLATRLGQHLADRGHEIHFITYKRPFSLMWEEHSRVYVDLVDNLDYPLFEDIGVPYTFCLASKMLKVTNSSRLDLYHVHYAIPHAMSAYMAREVSGAPYVLTMHGSD
- a CDS encoding PIG-L family deacetylase, whose amino-acid sequence is MSPAEEESLLVIAAHPDDECLGAGGTIAKHVAQGTPVDVLCLTGNEVRNRELRAACRRLGVRKTFVSSRDDFGIDLTARDQVVSVILESRPAAVITHSSDDYNHNHVLCSQVVTQAIEWASHVTLHDDAHRVGRVYFMEVNSIMSHPHVLIDITEYYQTAVAALQEHASQITKAEGFYPRLYDARTRLRGVQGACERAEAFMMTLPEHAGPFYPRNTSRSLLGL
- the glmM gene encoding phosphoglucosamine mutase, which encodes MAGKLFGTTGVRKVYGTDFDVEDALNLGKALGTYLRSGRVLVAQDARTTGEMIADALVAGIMSTGVNVVRAGIVPTPTLAFMTKKGGFEAGVMVTASHNPPEYTGVKFWGPDGMGYTPEQEATLEQLFAERSFKVAEWNQLGTLSSTGSAVSEHIAALLERCDAGLVRSKNFRVVVDPGNGAACVMTPYLLQKLGCKVLSINAQLDGHFPGRRSEPDEESLGDLVAMVKSAGADLGVAHDGDSDRVVFVTESGEVIRGDRIIALLAREAISNSPHKLTVTTVDSSQVLDMTVERSGGKVVRTPVGDIQVAIRIKEEGASFGGEACGVFIFPDFHLAPEPFLTVCRVLELMAKTGKSFGALISEIPVYPLRKTKVACPNERKESVMAHLREELPAGMKQVTKVLTVDGLAVFMRDGWVLVRPSGTEPVIRITCEAQRDENVDHILETAKRLVTAAVKSVS
- a CDS encoding acetoacetate decarboxylase family protein translates to MERGYSVPLSSPLYSRPPYHYDGAKIFLALFYASEDTVRELLPPPLKPSDMRLMGVMFGEQPCRETGRFMESGVLIQCLYPNPDTGQDEVGVYFSHNYGDTDVSLVSGREIWGYPRKLGVTTMEWSGDTLEAKTVRDGITVLRAKCTFNEDGEWIDSGPNINVKMIPSVDGKGHDIAAITAAHLTYDVKAGRSGEVEIELRSGPHDDLSMIEIESTMIGLFFETDIVVPPGRVVARLDAHTS
- a CDS encoding ABC transporter ATP-binding protein; its protein translation is MVDMIEAVGLTKKFNEFVAVNNLSFRVEPGQIYALLGPNGSGKSTTMRMLLGLLRPTAGTARIAGHDLRTNIVDAKRVMGYVPEEPVLPERLTGWEYANYVSDIWRIPRGPKRDQEIEELLKLLDIMDASDDLIETYSKGMSRKVSLVAALIHRPSVLVLDEVQAGIDPRGAATIKSILNGLRERGASILMSTHILEIAEQMADRIGIISGGVMVAEGTMAELRERAADQGSLEQIFLQLTGGPDMQLITQYLSQVGGSD